One genomic region from Melioribacteraceae bacterium encodes:
- the kdsB gene encoding 3-deoxy-manno-octulosonate cytidylyltransferase, which produces MIIGIIPARFASTRLMGKPLADIGGKPMIQHTYQSAKKSKLLDKVVIAVDDDRLFKVAKDFGAEVYMTPQNVATGSDRIALVAEKIPDAGIIVNIQGDEPFIKGKMIDEAIEPLLFDKKVSVSTLAKRIKSVEEMKSPSVVKVVFDYNNFAMYFSRSPIPFARDARTNLQRIENAEMYKHIGLYVYRRDALLKFTASKPTDLEQIEKLEQLRFLEYGYKMKIVITEIDSLSVDTPSDLEIARKYYDKIVKSSKR; this is translated from the coding sequence ATGATAATCGGTATAATACCCGCGCGTTTTGCATCCACCCGGCTGATGGGAAAACCTCTTGCCGATATCGGCGGCAAACCGATGATCCAGCATACCTATCAGTCAGCTAAAAAATCCAAATTGCTCGATAAAGTTGTTATTGCTGTTGATGACGACCGCCTCTTCAAGGTTGCTAAGGATTTCGGCGCTGAAGTCTATATGACTCCTCAGAATGTTGCTACAGGATCCGACCGAATCGCTCTGGTTGCAGAAAAAATTCCCGATGCCGGCATAATAGTTAATATTCAGGGCGATGAACCTTTTATCAAAGGTAAAATGATCGATGAAGCTATCGAACCTCTCTTATTCGATAAGAAAGTAAGTGTCTCAACGCTTGCTAAAAGAATAAAAAGCGTTGAAGAAATGAAATCTCCCTCTGTTGTTAAAGTTGTTTTCGATTACAACAATTTTGCAATGTACTTCTCGCGTTCTCCTATCCCGTTTGCCCGCGATGCCCGCACTAATCTGCAGAGGATCGAAAACGCTGAAATGTATAAGCATATCGGTCTCTACGTTTATAGGCGTGATGCCCTCCTTAAATTCACAGCATCAAAACCGACTGATCTCGAACAGATCGAAAAATTAGAACAGCTCCGCTTTCTCGAATACGGATATAAAATGAAAATAGTAATTACGGAAATCGATAGTCTCTCTGTCGACACCCCGTCCGATCTCGAAATTGCTCGCAAATATTACGATAAAATTGTTAAATCTTCCAAACGCTGA
- the gatC gene encoding Asp-tRNA(Asn)/Glu-tRNA(Gln) amidotransferase subunit GatC has protein sequence MSVSIDDVKYIADLARLNFDEQELEGFTSSFNEILSFFEKLNQLNTDNIEPMSHPVPNENVFREDLLKNSIDREEALKNSPDRDHQFFKVPKVINQ, from the coding sequence ATGTCTGTATCCATCGATGATGTAAAATATATTGCGGATTTGGCAAGACTCAACTTTGATGAACAGGAACTGGAAGGATTTACATCCAGTTTCAATGAAATATTAAGCTTTTTTGAAAAACTTAACCAGCTTAATACAGACAATATTGAACCGATGTCGCACCCGGTACCGAATGAAAATGTTTTTCGTGAAGATCTTCTGAAAAATTCAATTGACAGGGAGGAAGCGTTGAAAAATTCCCCCGATCGCGACCATCAGTTCTTCAAAGTACCGAAAGTTATAAACCAGTGA
- a CDS encoding VWA domain-containing protein — translation MLNRISKVPLLLVALIAFSCSFDSTAPSETTPIIDPVTSDKNYPNTPAPSDGALNQLLFVTLKWECDNASEYDVYLGPMNPPLIKYTTTQSKSFTTPPLNYNTKYFWRIVAKGNDGVSRSGPVWNFTTLPSTMPTINGYALKLHRTETRLPNTVEVVFQVLDLNGSGVTNLQLSDFEVFEDELPLSISESGLKIEKRAASPYKLKTVLLLDNSTSLENDLGTIRNSAKEIVNGIRPNQEVAVYQFSDKAALLSDYSSDVNQLKNIIDTQYLLGVRTTDFYGSVITGSKKWDDIFSLDEIVQGCLIIISDGEDTQGSVSLASGLNSIHNKLVYTIGVGPSLQPEIINAFGTGGSFKPGQENEIIRRFSEMENRVVKFANSFYVMTYSSPKRGDRDHSLRVRIKNNPYQGDQSFISTTFNSAGFN, via the coding sequence ATGTTAAACCGGATTAGCAAAGTACCTTTACTTTTAGTTGCTCTAATTGCTTTCAGTTGTTCCTTCGATTCTACTGCGCCATCAGAGACGACGCCGATTATTGATCCGGTTACTTCGGATAAGAATTATCCTAATACCCCGGCTCCATCAGACGGTGCTCTTAATCAGCTTCTTTTTGTAACCCTTAAATGGGAATGCGATAATGCTTCGGAGTATGATGTATACCTCGGACCTATGAATCCGCCGCTTATTAAATACACTACAACACAAAGTAAATCTTTTACTACTCCGCCGCTTAACTACAATACAAAATATTTCTGGCGTATTGTTGCGAAAGGAAATGACGGGGTTTCAAGGTCTGGCCCGGTATGGAATTTTACCACTCTTCCATCTACAATGCCAACGATTAACGGATATGCTCTAAAACTTCACAGGACTGAAACCAGGTTGCCAAATACTGTAGAAGTGGTTTTCCAGGTACTCGATCTCAACGGAAGCGGTGTTACAAATCTTCAATTATCCGACTTCGAGGTTTTTGAAGACGAATTACCGTTATCTATCTCGGAATCAGGATTAAAAATTGAAAAGCGTGCAGCATCCCCTTATAAACTGAAAACAGTTCTGTTGCTCGACAACAGTACAAGTCTTGAAAATGATCTCGGTACAATCAGAAATTCGGCTAAAGAAATTGTTAACGGAATAAGACCCAATCAGGAAGTCGCGGTTTATCAGTTCTCCGATAAGGCAGCACTCCTTAGCGATTATTCATCCGATGTAAACCAGTTAAAAAATATTATCGATACACAGTACCTGCTTGGTGTAAGGACAACTGATTTTTACGGATCTGTTATAACCGGTTCGAAAAAATGGGACGACATCTTTTCTCTCGACGAAATTGTTCAGGGATGCTTAATTATTATTTCCGATGGCGAGGATACACAGGGTTCCGTCTCACTGGCTTCAGGATTGAATTCAATTCATAATAAACTTGTCTATACAATCGGCGTCGGTCCGTCGCTTCAACCGGAAATAATAAATGCTTTTGGTACTGGTGGAAGTTTTAAACCGGGTCAGGAGAACGAAATAATCCGGAGATTCTCTGAAATGGAAAACCGGGTTGTCAAATTTGCAAACAGCTTTTATGTAATGACGTACAGCAGTCCTAAAAGAGGCGATCGGGATCACTCTCTTAGAGTTAGAATCAAAAATAATCCCTACCAGGGGGATCAATCATTTATTTCTACAACTTTTAACAGCGCCGGGTTTAATTAA
- a CDS encoding M48 family metallopeptidase, with protein MNGDAKKYNNIKLSFSIGKGILSFLLLFFFLYSGLSLQTEIFIRDYFSNSYLVLLVYVLLLSLFLSIIFAPVNYYTGYYLEHKYSLSNQTFLKWIVENLKETLVGAVIGIPLLLIFYFILNYFLENWWLPFAILIFFVSVILAQILPVLILPIFYKVKPVDDEELKTRILELSLKAGLKVNNVYKFDMSRNTKKANAAFTGLGRTKRILLGDTLLENYTTDEIETVIAHELGHFKKKHIIKNIIISTSLSFFTFYLIALLFSGSIRFFGFNSITQISVLPLLVLFGTLIGLFFTPISNFISRRFEYEADDYAVRTTGKKEAFINTLEKLTDQNLGDRNPHPLVEWFFYSHPSINRRINAINQSFRQLHY; from the coding sequence ATGAATGGAGATGCCAAGAAATATAACAACATTAAACTTTCCTTCAGCATTGGAAAAGGGATATTGTCTTTTCTTCTACTCTTCTTTTTTTTGTATTCCGGACTAAGTCTTCAAACTGAGATTTTTATAAGAGATTATTTTTCAAACAGCTATTTAGTTCTGCTAGTTTATGTACTGCTATTGTCCCTCTTCCTTTCAATAATTTTTGCACCCGTAAATTATTATACCGGTTATTATCTGGAGCATAAGTATAGCCTGTCCAATCAAACATTCCTTAAATGGATTGTTGAGAATTTAAAAGAAACCCTGGTTGGAGCAGTTATCGGTATTCCGCTTTTACTGATATTCTACTTCATACTGAACTATTTCTTGGAGAACTGGTGGCTCCCTTTTGCAATTCTGATCTTTTTTGTATCGGTCATTCTTGCTCAAATACTCCCGGTTCTAATTCTTCCCATATTTTATAAAGTAAAACCGGTTGACGACGAAGAGCTAAAAACCCGGATATTAGAGTTGTCCCTGAAAGCCGGACTTAAAGTTAATAATGTTTACAAATTCGATATGAGCCGTAATACAAAAAAAGCGAATGCCGCATTTACCGGACTCGGCAGAACTAAAAGAATTCTGCTTGGCGACACACTTCTCGAAAATTATACTACTGATGAGATTGAAACAGTTATCGCTCATGAACTGGGGCATTTTAAGAAAAAGCATATAATCAAGAATATTATCATCAGTACTTCTCTCAGCTTTTTTACGTTTTATTTAATCGCTTTGCTTTTCTCCGGCTCAATCCGGTTTTTCGGTTTTAATTCAATTACTCAAATCTCCGTGCTCCCTCTTCTTGTTTTATTCGGAACACTGATTGGATTGTTTTTTACTCCCATATCAAATTTCATCTCCCGCCGATTCGAATACGAGGCGGATGACTATGCCGTCAGAACTACAGGCAAGAAGGAGGCATTTATCAATACTCTGGAAAAATTGACCGATCAGAACCTGGGGGATAGAAACCCGCACCCCCTGGTTGAGTGGTTCTTTTACAGTCATCCCTCTATTAACCGGCGGATCAATGCAATCAATCAGTCATTCCGGCAGTTACATTATTAA
- a CDS encoding tetratricopeptide repeat protein codes for MERANKYYQDQKYDQAIQAYKPILSQGYESPALYYNLGNAYFKSGSIGNAILYYERGLKLSPGDEDIQFNLKVANSRTVDKITELPKIFIVQWWEVFITSFSLSGWSVITVIIFWIFLTSIGLFILSGRIRIQKISLMAGSISLALLILVVVILISRYNHEAVTDYGVLTEEIYSVKVAPDQKSNDQFVIHEGIKFVVEDQVNGWYKIRLVDGKVGWIPQNVFGLI; via the coding sequence ATGGAAAGGGCGAATAAATATTATCAGGATCAGAAATATGATCAGGCTATCCAGGCATACAAGCCGATTCTTTCTCAGGGTTACGAAAGTCCTGCTCTCTATTATAATCTCGGAAATGCCTATTTCAAATCCGGCAGTATCGGTAATGCCATCCTTTATTATGAAAGAGGATTAAAACTTTCACCCGGCGACGAGGATATTCAGTTCAACCTGAAAGTCGCTAATTCCCGCACTGTAGATAAAATTACTGAGCTACCTAAAATTTTCATCGTTCAATGGTGGGAGGTGTTTATTACTTCCTTCTCTTTGAGCGGCTGGTCTGTTATTACTGTTATTATTTTCTGGATTTTCTTAACGTCGATTGGACTTTTTATTCTCTCCGGAAGAATCAGGATACAGAAAATTTCATTAATGGCCGGCTCAATTTCTCTCGCGCTTTTAATTTTAGTTGTAGTAATTCTGATTTCGCGTTATAATCACGAAGCTGTAACTGATTATGGTGTCCTTACCGAAGAGATCTACTCAGTAAAAGTCGCTCCGGATCAAAAAAGCAACGACCAGTTCGTTATCCATGAAGGGATTAAATTCGTTGTTGAGGATCAGGTTAATGGATGGTATAAAATCCGCCTGGTGGATGGTAAAGTCGGATGGATCCCGCAGAATGTTTTCGGACTTATCTGA
- a CDS encoding BatD family protein translates to MKPVKKISLFLVVLFLLNGIFHYSNAQEFNSSVDRTTVGQYDRFQVYFTFSGSDVNGVKDFRPPNFSGFRILSGPNQSTSMQIINGKVSGSLSFVYILQPSGIGDYTIGSASVEFGGKTYRTNPINIKVEKGTPQQQQQSTGGYSEEELAKNVFIVAESNKNRVYLGEQLTVTYKLYTKLNISSPQITKLPQYQGFWAVEIDPSQTIAFDVGMYKGERYRVATIKKVALFPTKTGQLNVTPFELNIPVIVKKKKTGNDVFDEFFNDSFFGRTETVEYQAKSNTLRVEVDPLPAAGVPASFNGAVGNFNFKTEIDKDKVVTNESITLRLTLSGSGNIQLLKAPEPQLPAGFEKYDPKVYDNVNKSGVVSGQKIVEYLIVPRIQGDKEIPSMEFSFFNPSARKYVTLNSPVFKINVVKGEGQYEPVASNYAKEDVRLLSEDIRFIKTGDSGLERRQDNSALKPWFWISLILPVFGLIIAVGYRKRQEKLYGNIQLMKYQKAEKAARLRLKISKKALDENKISEFYMELSQALYGYLEDKLGIQKSEFTLETALEKLKSKLVDYNLIDRVKSVAEKCEFVRFAPQGETSTSASEIYNSTVKLIVEVDSALEKKK, encoded by the coding sequence ATGAAACCAGTAAAAAAAATCAGTTTATTCTTAGTTGTTCTATTCCTTCTTAACGGAATATTCCATTATTCCAATGCTCAGGAATTTAATTCGAGTGTAGACCGTACAACTGTCGGCCAGTACGATCGGTTTCAGGTCTATTTTACTTTTTCGGGAAGTGATGTGAACGGCGTGAAGGATTTCCGCCCGCCTAATTTCAGCGGATTCAGAATTTTATCCGGACCAAATCAATCGACAAGTATGCAGATAATTAACGGTAAGGTCTCCGGCTCACTTTCATTTGTCTATATTCTTCAGCCTTCAGGAATCGGCGATTATACTATTGGCTCTGCTTCAGTCGAGTTCGGCGGTAAAACATACCGCACCAATCCGATAAATATAAAAGTGGAAAAGGGAACTCCACAGCAACAGCAGCAGAGCACAGGCGGGTATTCGGAAGAGGAACTTGCAAAAAATGTTTTTATTGTAGCTGAATCGAATAAGAACCGTGTTTACCTGGGCGAACAGCTGACTGTCACATATAAACTCTATACGAAATTAAATATCTCTTCTCCGCAGATTACCAAACTTCCTCAGTATCAGGGATTTTGGGCTGTCGAAATCGATCCTTCCCAAACTATCGCTTTCGACGTCGGAATGTATAAGGGCGAAAGGTACCGTGTTGCTACAATTAAAAAAGTTGCTCTCTTTCCAACTAAGACCGGTCAGCTGAACGTTACGCCTTTTGAACTGAATATCCCGGTCATCGTGAAAAAGAAAAAAACGGGTAATGATGTATTCGACGAGTTCTTTAATGATTCTTTCTTCGGAAGGACTGAGACTGTTGAATATCAGGCAAAGTCGAATACTCTCAGAGTTGAAGTCGATCCGCTTCCGGCAGCAGGAGTTCCTGCGTCATTTAACGGTGCTGTTGGTAATTTCAATTTTAAAACTGAAATAGATAAAGACAAAGTTGTAACGAATGAAAGTATAACACTCCGTCTTACACTCTCCGGATCCGGGAATATCCAATTATTAAAAGCCCCTGAACCGCAGCTCCCGGCCGGTTTCGAAAAATATGATCCCAAGGTTTATGATAATGTAAACAAAAGCGGAGTTGTCTCGGGTCAGAAAATTGTTGAATATCTGATAGTGCCGAGAATCCAGGGCGATAAAGAGATTCCATCGATGGAGTTTTCTTTCTTTAATCCCTCCGCCAGGAAATATGTTACTCTCAATTCTCCCGTTTTTAAAATTAATGTAGTAAAAGGTGAAGGACAGTACGAACCGGTTGCAAGCAATTATGCCAAAGAGGATGTTAGATTATTAAGCGAAGATATCAGGTTTATTAAAACCGGTGATTCCGGACTTGAGAGGAGGCAGGATAATTCGGCTCTTAAACCCTGGTTCTGGATCTCACTCATTCTGCCTGTCTTCGGTTTGATTATTGCGGTTGGTTATAGAAAGCGGCAGGAAAAACTCTATGGAAATATTCAACTTATGAAATATCAGAAAGCCGAAAAAGCTGCCCGCTTGCGTCTGAAGATTTCCAAGAAAGCGCTCGACGAAAATAAAATCTCGGAATTCTATATGGAGCTGTCCCAGGCTCTCTACGGATACCTTGAAGATAAACTGGGTATACAGAAATCGGAGTTTACATTAGAAACCGCTCTTGAAAAATTAAAATCGAAACTCGTCGATTATAACTTAATCGATCGTGTAAAATCTGTTGCTGAGAAGTGCGAATTTGTCCGTTTCGCTCCTCAGGGGGAAACTTCTACTTCGGCTTCGGAAATCTATAACAGTACGGTTAAACTGATTGTTGAAGTCGATTCTGCTCTGGAGAAGAAGAAATGA
- a CDS encoding tetratricopeptide repeat protein, which yields MKKNLVFLVSLFVAALSVASAQSKRGLINDGVDLYKNNKYAEAEVNFKKGLEKDNQLFEGHFNLGDAYYKQGRYDEALQSFKNSLSFTEDKINQSRVYHNIGNSLLKSQKLQESIGAYKNALKLNPDDMETKYNLSYALNMLKQNQNKQQQNQDKQDQNKDQQQNQNQNQNQNDQNKDQDKQNQQQQQQQKNQISKEDAERILEALKNNEQDLQKKLRQIKGKPVVREKDW from the coding sequence ATGAAAAAAAATCTTGTTTTCTTAGTATCTCTCTTTGTAGCTGCATTATCGGTTGCTTCTGCTCAATCGAAACGTGGTTTGATTAACGACGGGGTAGACCTTTATAAAAATAATAAATATGCTGAAGCTGAGGTCAATTTTAAAAAGGGTCTGGAAAAAGATAACCAGTTGTTCGAAGGCCATTTTAATCTGGGTGATGCGTATTATAAACAGGGAAGATACGACGAAGCTCTTCAGTCCTTTAAAAATTCCCTCTCTTTTACTGAGGATAAAATTAATCAGTCAAGGGTTTACCATAACATCGGCAATTCACTACTTAAATCCCAGAAGTTGCAGGAAAGTATCGGCGCTTATAAAAACGCTCTTAAACTGAATCCCGATGACATGGAGACTAAGTACAATCTTTCTTATGCACTCAACATGCTGAAACAGAATCAGAATAAACAGCAGCAGAACCAGGATAAACAGGATCAGAACAAAGACCAGCAGCAGAACCAGAATCAAAACCAGAATCAGAACGATCAGAATAAAGATCAGGATAAGCAGAATCAGCAGCAGCAACAGCAGCAGAAAAATCAGATCTCGAAAGAGGATGCTGAGAGAATTCTTGAAGCCCTTAAGAATAATGAACAGGATCTGCAGAAAAAATTACGTCAGATTAAAGGTAAACCTGTTGTAAGAGAAAAAGACTGGTGA